Proteins from one Salaquimonas pukyongi genomic window:
- a CDS encoding RT0821/Lpp0805 family surface protein, which produces MHSGRPPFRSGIGRKRDGFQAGFHQPAARLACLALAAVLATGCALNKPFAALESDPEIITSSVTKPVEAQGVDPRDAETIKMAVAQAQSSNADTHLLAWSNPETGSSGTITAIDQFVGSHGQSCKKFRTTVDSFMGISLYNGETCELKKGLWVLSWFLRDGAS; this is translated from the coding sequence ATGCATAGCGGAAGACCGCCTTTCCGCTCCGGAATAGGCCGGAAACGTGACGGGTTTCAAGCAGGATTTCATCAGCCGGCGGCACGCCTTGCCTGCCTTGCGCTGGCTGCTGTGCTCGCTACCGGCTGCGCCCTGAACAAGCCCTTTGCCGCGCTTGAAAGCGATCCTGAAATCATCACCAGTTCCGTCACCAAGCCTGTTGAGGCACAAGGTGTCGACCCTCGCGACGCCGAAACCATCAAAATGGCGGTGGCGCAGGCTCAATCGAGCAACGCAGATACCCATCTTCTGGCTTGGAGCAATCCTGAAACCGGCAGCAGCGGCACGATCACCGCGATCGACCAGTTTGTCGGCAGCCACGGGCAGTCCTGCAAGAAGTTCCGCACCACCGTGGACAGTTTCATGGGCATTTCGCTGTACAATGGCGAAACCTGCGAACTGAAAAAGGGCCTTTGGGTTCTGTCATGGTTCCTGCGCGACGGCGCAAGCTGA